Proteins from one Prosthecobacter sp. genomic window:
- a CDS encoding FAD-dependent oxidoreductase: MFFCGQSIAQDIVIYGGTPSGIAAAISAARMGRKVMLVDYNDHIGGMTTSGLGKSDIENRAMIGGLFKEFVAGVREHYVTKYGPEHEHTKLCQDGYYAEPHVAEKVFETMLAKEAKITVWKGWRLQSAHVSENKLRGITVVNRQNGTEKRLEGKVFIDATYEGDLYAAAGAKFRLGRESKAEFGEEHAGVVYFDYQAHEFLPGSTGEAAPDLPAYTYRLCLTKDPQNAHRLTEPPVGYDLKDYLGYFDDLKAGRLAGPKVFKPGRGYNPKHFDTLVRALSVADIPNHKCDVNINPRPLGFPFPEENRGYIEGDKATRERIRQRHRSLVLGLLWFLQNDPEVPEAHRKLANEMHLPKDEFTDNAHFPWQLYVREGRRLVGEYTLTQHDITGKGQEPKHHADSIAVGEFPIDSFPCRKRQPGDTLVLEGYLGMLDYITRPYEIPYRIMIPEKIDGLIVPVAASTTHVAFSSIRMEPTWMCLGQAAGIAAHLAIQNKIEPRKAAVPDLQRLLQSQGQVIRHR; the protein is encoded by the coding sequence GTGTTCTTTTGCGGCCAATCCATCGCGCAGGACATCGTTATCTACGGCGGCACGCCGAGCGGCATCGCTGCGGCCATTTCAGCAGCGCGCATGGGACGTAAGGTCATGCTGGTCGATTACAACGACCACATCGGCGGCATGACGACGAGTGGGCTGGGCAAGAGCGACATCGAAAACCGCGCGATGATCGGCGGCCTCTTCAAGGAGTTCGTTGCAGGAGTGCGGGAGCACTACGTCACGAAATACGGCCCCGAGCACGAGCACACGAAGCTCTGCCAGGATGGCTACTACGCGGAGCCGCATGTGGCGGAGAAGGTCTTCGAGACGATGCTCGCCAAGGAGGCGAAAATCACGGTTTGGAAGGGCTGGAGGCTCCAATCGGCTCACGTCAGCGAAAACAAGCTGCGAGGCATCACGGTCGTGAATCGGCAAAACGGCACGGAGAAGCGGTTGGAGGGCAAAGTCTTCATCGATGCTACTTACGAAGGTGATTTGTATGCCGCTGCGGGAGCGAAGTTTCGACTCGGTCGCGAGTCGAAAGCCGAGTTCGGCGAGGAACACGCGGGCGTCGTCTATTTCGACTATCAGGCGCATGAGTTTCTGCCCGGCAGCACGGGCGAAGCTGCTCCTGATCTGCCCGCCTACACCTACCGGCTTTGTTTGACCAAGGATCCGCAGAACGCGCATCGCCTGACCGAGCCTCCTGTGGGCTATGATCTAAAAGATTACCTCGGATACTTCGATGATCTCAAAGCAGGCCGCCTCGCCGGGCCGAAGGTCTTCAAGCCAGGACGTGGCTACAATCCGAAGCATTTCGACACGCTGGTGCGCGCTTTGTCGGTCGCCGACATCCCGAACCACAAGTGTGATGTGAACATCAATCCGCGTCCGCTTGGCTTTCCCTTTCCCGAGGAAAATCGCGGCTATATCGAAGGCGATAAAGCCACGCGTGAACGCATCCGTCAGCGACATCGCAGCCTAGTGCTTGGTCTGCTGTGGTTTTTGCAGAACGATCCCGAGGTGCCCGAGGCTCATCGCAAGCTGGCGAACGAGATGCATTTGCCAAAGGACGAGTTCACCGACAACGCGCACTTCCCCTGGCAGCTCTATGTGCGCGAAGGACGCCGCCTCGTCGGCGAATACACGCTCACGCAGCACGACATCACGGGCAAAGGCCAGGAACCAAAGCATCACGCCGACAGCATCGCCGTCGGCGAGTTTCCCATCGACAGCTTCCCCTGCCGCAAGCGCCAGCCTGGCGACACGCTCGTGCTCGAAGGCTACCTCGGCATGCTCGACTACATCACGCGGCCTTACGAGATCCCGTATCGCATCATGATCCCGGAGAAGATCGACGGCCTCATCGTCCCCGTCGCCGCCAGCACCACGCACGTCGCATTCTCCAGCATCCGCATGGAGCCGACATGGATGTGCCTCGGCCAGGCTGCTGGAATCGCTGCGCATCTGGCGATTCAAAACAAGATTGAGCCGCGCAAGGCGGCGGTTCCAGACCTTCAACGCCTGCTCCAAAGCCAGGGACAAGTGATCCGGCATCGGTAG